The following nucleotide sequence is from uncultured Draconibacterium sp..
TTGGGAATGCATAAGCGCCGCTTAACAGATCTCCTGCATCAGCTCCCATTCGTGCGAATGATTCGCTCACTCCGCTTTCGTAATAAGCTTGTGCCATTTCGGTGTTGCCCATACGTAAGTAAGCTTCGGCAATCAATAATTCCGACTCAGCATAAGTCATCCAGTAAACAGGCATTTCAGGTTCAATAACCGGCGAGGCAATTAGTTTTGGTGCCTCAAATTCGGTTGAAGGAACGTTGTACGATCCAGGAACAAGTCCGTAGTAATTCCCGTCAACCGGGGTAAACAACACTTCAAGACGTGGATCGCTGTTTGCTTCCAAATAAGAAGTGAAAGTAATACACGCTTTAATGTTATTGGTTGTGTTTAACTGTCGCTGATCGGTTTCGTACAATGGATTCGATTTACTGTCGGCATCCTCAAAATTGTCAACCATCACATCTTTGTCGAGCAGGTAAATGTTTTCGGCTTCCATATTGGCCAATAACGTAGAAATTTCCTGTTGAGCAAAGCTTGAGTTTGCATCGTACTGACGCAACAGAATTCGTAAACGTAATGAGTTTGCAAAAGCTTGCCAATCGTGCAAATCGCCATTAAATATAATGTCATTTGCTTCGTAAATCTCAGGAACATACGAATGGAAGTCCTTGCTTAAAGCATCGGTTAGCAACTGATAAATAGCTGCATAAATGTCCTCGCCATGATCGATTACCGGATTCAACTTCTCAGCACCCATAAATGCCTCGGTGTAAGGTGTGTTTCCGTATAAGTCAACCAGGTACTGAAAACCGTATGCTTTAATAACAGCTCCCATTAAATAGGCACCCCAGTTTTCGTTTTCCTGAACTTTTTGCATAAAAATCTCATTGTCGCTCAGTCCGTCCCTAAACATTGATCGGTACGAACGTTCAATTACGTTTGTGTTACTACTTATCGCATACGATTCGTAAATTTTATACTGAGACGAAGTGTTGTTTTGTGCCCAGTGTTGCGACCAGAACGAACCTATCAACCCCCAGTCGGCGCAATAAATATTGGTAATTGCAGCTTCGGCAGAGGTAAGTAGTAATTCATCCGAAACATCGGTTGGATAGTTTGGATTATCATTAATGTCCAGAAATTCTTCACATGATGTTAAGAACAGGACGGCGCTTAATATTATAATTAACTTTTTCATACTATTGAATATTTAAAAGGTTAAGTCGAGTTTCAATCCGTAGGTGCGTACCGAAGGCGCTCCGTTAAACTCGCCAAACAGTCCTTCAATATCGTTATCCCAGGTTGTGGTTTCCGGGTCAACGTAGCTGTTGTCTTTTGGTGTCCACAAGAACAGGTTTCTACCAAATACCGAAACATTAGCTGTTGACAAGAACGTTTTGTCGAGCAACGAACCGCTAAAGCGATACGACAACGAAACTTCACGAAGCTTGATAAATGTTCGCGAAATCAGTCGTGAACTTTCAAAAGGTTTATTGGTATTCGATGAGTAATATTCATGCCAGTTATCTACTACCGGAGTAGAGTTTTCGGCATAACCGGTTACATTTCCTTCGCTGTCCTTCACCTCAACTACAGTATTCGGAATTATCCAAGGACGGCGATCGTTGGTAGTTGATTGCTCGTTGTTTCCCGACCAGTAGGTTGCATCGGCAGTGTTCGAATACATGATACCACCTT
It contains:
- a CDS encoding SusD/RagB family nutrient-binding outer membrane lipoprotein gives rise to the protein MKKLIIILSAVLFLTSCEEFLDINDNPNYPTDVSDELLLTSAEAAITNIYCADWGLIGSFWSQHWAQNNTSSQYKIYESYAISSNTNVIERSYRSMFRDGLSDNEIFMQKVQENENWGAYLMGAVIKAYGFQYLVDLYGNTPYTEAFMGAEKLNPVIDHGEDIYAAIYQLLTDALSKDFHSYVPEIYEANDIIFNGDLHDWQAFANSLRLRILLRQYDANSSFAQQEISTLLANMEAENIYLLDKDVMVDNFEDADSKSNPLYETDQRQLNTTNNIKACITFTSYLEANSDPRLEVLFTPVDGNYYGLVPGSYNVPSTEFEAPKLIASPVIEPEMPVYWMTYAESELLIAEAYLRMGNTEMAQAYYESGVSESFARMGADAGDLLSGAYAFPTTGFDEQLKAIIMQKWIDAADGGRGIESHIERVRTGYPEESAISSQIDEGYTVPNDYIPGTLIYSKKGTSGGILPRRFPYADSELNFNSNAAEYKSLSDADVILQNVWWKN